From Candidatus Binatus sp., the proteins below share one genomic window:
- the mltG gene encoding endolytic transglycosylase MltG: MLTLSSRKTLVAATALVALAGFAIVSYCWWSPTERFATQREVSIEKGEPFARISRKLADAGVVRSAWALKLYGHLSGTARRIKPGDYAFKGGERISDVMGHLVRGDFMIVTVTIPEGLTVHQIAEKVAGAGLVCQEEFERAARDGKLVRALGLRPLGAEGYLFPATYRFSPHATIDQVLAAMLTRFYRVLTPAVEERMFELDLTPRELVTMASIVEKEAKAPEERPVIAGVFYNRLRLKMPLQSDPTAEYRLSGDESDSAVSAVHTESAFNTYDFAGLPPGPIANPGLKSIEAALHPQQTDFLYFVARDDGTHEFSKSFDQHRRAIASIRKASAQSGAVERR, encoded by the coding sequence ATGCTCACACTATCCAGCAGGAAGACCCTGGTAGCGGCGACGGCGCTGGTCGCGCTCGCCGGCTTCGCGATCGTCTCATACTGCTGGTGGAGTCCGACCGAGCGATTCGCAACACAACGAGAAGTCTCGATTGAAAAGGGCGAGCCATTCGCGCGGATATCGCGCAAGCTGGCCGACGCGGGCGTGGTCAGGAGCGCGTGGGCGCTCAAACTCTACGGGCATCTGAGCGGCACCGCGCGGCGCATCAAGCCGGGCGACTACGCATTCAAGGGCGGCGAGCGAATCTCCGACGTGATGGGGCATTTGGTGCGTGGCGACTTCATGATCGTTACGGTGACGATTCCGGAGGGCCTGACGGTGCATCAGATTGCCGAGAAGGTCGCAGGCGCTGGACTGGTCTGCCAGGAGGAATTCGAGCGGGCGGCCCGCGACGGAAAACTGGTGCGCGCGCTCGGTCTCAGGCCGCTCGGCGCGGAAGGGTATCTCTTCCCCGCGACGTACCGATTCTCGCCGCACGCGACCATCGACCAGGTGCTGGCCGCGATGCTCACGCGGTTCTACCGGGTGCTGACGCCGGCGGTCGAGGAGCGGATGTTCGAGCTGGATTTGACTCCGCGCGAGCTGGTGACGATGGCGTCGATCGTCGAGAAGGAGGCGAAGGCGCCCGAGGAGCGGCCGGTGATCGCGGGCGTGTTCTACAACCGGCTGCGGCTCAAGATGCCGCTCCAGTCCGATCCGACGGCTGAGTACCGCTTGAGCGGCGACGAGAGCGATTCGGCGGTGAGCGCGGTGCATACGGAGTCGGCGTTCAACACGTACGATTTTGCCGGCTTGCCGCCGGGGCCGATCGCGAATCCGGGACTCAAGTCGATCGAGGCGGCGCTGCATCCGCAGCAGACCGATTTTTTGTATTTTGTCGCGCGCGACGATGGCACGCACGAATTCTCGAAGTCATTCGATCAGCATCGCCGCGCGATTGCGAGTATCAGGAAGGCTTCAGCACAGTCCGGCGCTGTCGAGCGTCGATAA
- the ruvX gene encoding Holliday junction resolvase RuvX, whose translation MSKFEHPMVIGLDLGRRRIGVAIAETDGNGAYPLGTIDRSSFKRDLDALVAMLAGRAVDAVVVGLPLSMDGSENEAARSARAYGERIAGALGVKVEMFDERLTSFEAEERLKTMPIRRGSKRAAIDAIAATVILEGWLQARAAKKS comes from the coding sequence GTGTCCAAATTTGAGCATCCGATGGTGATCGGGCTTGACCTGGGACGACGGCGAATCGGAGTCGCGATAGCGGAGACGGACGGCAACGGTGCGTATCCACTAGGCACCATCGACCGGAGTTCGTTCAAGCGCGATCTTGACGCGCTGGTGGCGATGCTCGCGGGGCGCGCGGTGGACGCGGTCGTCGTCGGGCTGCCGCTCAGCATGGACGGTAGCGAAAACGAGGCGGCGCGCTCGGCGCGGGCCTATGGCGAACGGATTGCCGGAGCGCTCGGGGTGAAGGTCGAGATGTTCGACGAGCGCCTGACCAGCTTCGAGGCCGAGGAGCGCCTCAAAACGATGCCGATCAGGCGAGGCTCGAAGCGGGCGGCGATCGACGCAATTGCGGCGACGGTGATCCTCGAGGGATGGCTGCAGGCGCGCGCCGCGAAGAAATCGTGA
- a CDS encoding cupredoxin domain-containing protein — protein sequence MSKLILKKMALLASVGIFMLAGAVRTIAADAPPAAGATTATMEEPGTKAFTIVSVEANDVKFWLPSTITVDQGDKVKLTLKNQVPGSSNQHGFTIPGYNITEVVARGTPKTITFVADKTGVFPYSCQLHPAHVGGQFVVNAKK from the coding sequence ATGAGCAAATTGATCCTCAAGAAAATGGCGCTGCTTGCGAGCGTTGGAATATTCATGCTGGCCGGCGCGGTTCGAACCATCGCCGCCGACGCGCCGCCCGCCGCCGGGGCCACCACCGCCACGATGGAAGAGCCCGGCACCAAGGCCTTTACGATAGTTTCGGTAGAAGCCAATGACGTCAAATTCTGGCTGCCCAGCACGATCACCGTCGATCAGGGCGACAAGGTAAAGCTCACGCTCAAGAACCAGGTGCCGGGCTCGTCGAATCAGCACGGCTTCACGATCCCCGGCTACAACATCACGGAAGTCGTGGCTCGCGGCACGCCCAAGACGATCACGTTCGTCGCGGACAAAACTGGCGTCTTTCCGTACTCATGCCAGTTGCATCCGGCGCACGTCGGCGGCCAATTCGTCGTGAACGCCAAGAAGTAA
- a CDS encoding glycerophosphodiester phosphodiesterase has protein sequence MALIRFDPGLANVNTDFFASPTPRAIGHRGSAGTHPENTLVSFRAAIDAGAPYIEFDIHMTRDGEVAVSHDDNLMRMGGDDRFIRAMTYTELAKVDAGKNFSLDGARFPFRNQGVQVPRLEEVLATFPQICAIVEVKQVAPSLVEPMLAVIDSAGMRRRVLVASEHQEPLDEIRRLAPDIPTNFSYFESGFFLQAMASRDPNYRPPGAALQIPRRYESWDLVTAESVAFAHSLGLEVHVWTVNDPAEMRELLDLGADGLISDYPRRVLDVIQSRVRPR, from the coding sequence GTGGCGCTCATTCGCTTCGATCCAGGCCTTGCCAACGTGAATACCGACTTCTTCGCGAGTCCGACGCCGCGGGCGATTGGGCATCGTGGCAGCGCGGGTACCCACCCCGAGAACACCCTCGTCTCTTTTCGCGCCGCGATCGATGCGGGCGCGCCGTACATCGAGTTCGACATTCACATGACCCGCGACGGCGAAGTGGCCGTCAGCCACGACGACAATCTAATGCGCATGGGCGGCGACGATCGCTTTATACGCGCGATGACTTACACCGAGCTTGCAAAAGTCGACGCCGGAAAGAATTTCTCGCTCGACGGCGCGAGGTTTCCTTTCCGGAACCAGGGCGTGCAGGTACCCCGCCTCGAGGAGGTGCTCGCGACCTTCCCACAGATCTGCGCCATCGTAGAGGTCAAGCAGGTGGCGCCGAGCCTGGTCGAGCCAATGCTGGCGGTGATCGATAGCGCCGGGATGCGCCGACGGGTGCTGGTCGCGAGCGAGCATCAGGAGCCGCTCGACGAGATTCGCCGCCTCGCGCCCGATATCCCGACCAACTTTTCCTACTTCGAGTCGGGATTCTTTCTGCAGGCGATGGCGTCGCGCGACCCCAACTACCGTCCGCCCGGCGCCGCCCTGCAGATTCCGCGTCGTTACGAGTCGTGGGATCTGGTCACCGCCGAGAGCGTCGCGTTCGCGCACAGCCTCGGCCTCGAGGTCCACGTCTGGACCGTCAATGACCCGGCCGAAATGCGCGAACTGCTCGACCTCGGCGCCGATGGACTCATCTCGGATTATCCACGCCGCGTGCTCGACGTGATTCAGAGCCGCGTCCGTCCGCGCTGA
- a CDS encoding M23 family metallopeptidase, which translates to MEAGRDYADSYEDSEYVDPAPPSITISTTLERTAPIESYLREAGLERDEIREWSAPFKRASQNSLFQKGHPLTIYKDPESGEMRGLKYDLDDRMAVTEASLGAGIIKATVQPIQYITKPINLTFAVKDSFRRAAAENGIPAPIIESLEDAFADRHDLARLAPGAAVKLIYHEKVSRDGTYTQAQEVEAAQIRFGSRTLMAISFRDEHGRPHLYDEKGRVLGPQFLRFPVNFKYISSGFSFHRYHPVLHAFRPHVGVDLVAQLGEPVKAVADGKIESAGWAGELGNCVRIGHAHDMVSIYGHLSKISPGLKPDSYVHVGQVIGFVGSTGLSTGPHLHFAMEKRGEYVNPLNEKIGENHPVSPRMQALFNNIKGRYQSMLAKLPDLGSRDVSADSRKPAISKFGDLYHVSIKRLKNRRSSRSSARAEARRSVRNVSDVEFEGAL; encoded by the coding sequence ATGGAGGCTGGCCGCGACTACGCCGACAGCTACGAAGACTCCGAGTACGTCGATCCCGCCCCGCCTTCCATCACGATTAGCACGACGCTCGAGCGGACCGCGCCGATCGAGAGTTATCTCCGCGAAGCCGGCCTGGAGCGGGACGAAATCCGCGAATGGTCCGCTCCCTTCAAGCGCGCCAGCCAGAATAGCCTGTTTCAGAAGGGCCATCCCCTGACTATTTATAAGGATCCCGAGTCGGGCGAAATGCGCGGCCTGAAATACGACCTCGACGACCGGATGGCCGTCACCGAGGCCAGCCTCGGTGCAGGCATCATCAAGGCGACCGTCCAGCCGATTCAGTACATCACCAAGCCCATCAACCTGACCTTCGCCGTGAAGGATAGTTTCCGTCGCGCCGCCGCCGAAAATGGGATTCCCGCGCCGATTATCGAGTCGCTCGAGGATGCTTTCGCCGACCGCCACGACCTGGCCCGTCTCGCCCCCGGCGCGGCCGTCAAGCTGATCTATCATGAGAAGGTCAGCCGCGACGGCACCTACACCCAGGCGCAGGAGGTCGAGGCGGCGCAGATTCGCTTCGGCAGCCGCACGCTGATGGCAATCTCGTTTCGCGACGAGCACGGCCGCCCACATCTATACGATGAAAAGGGGCGCGTCCTCGGGCCGCAGTTCCTGCGCTTCCCGGTCAATTTCAAGTACATTTCGTCCGGCTTCAGCTTCCACCGTTACCATCCGGTGCTGCACGCTTTCAGGCCGCATGTCGGCGTCGATCTGGTCGCGCAGCTCGGCGAGCCGGTCAAGGCGGTCGCGGACGGCAAGATCGAAAGCGCCGGATGGGCGGGTGAGCTTGGCAACTGCGTTCGAATCGGGCACGCGCACGATATGGTGAGCATCTATGGCCACCTTTCGAAGATCAGCCCGGGCCTGAAACCCGACAGCTACGTTCACGTCGGTCAGGTCATCGGCTTTGTCGGCTCGACTGGACTCTCGACCGGTCCGCATCTGCATTTCGCGATGGAGAAGCGGGGCGAGTACGTCAATCCGCTGAACGAGAAGATAGGTGAGAATCACCCCGTTTCGCCTCGGATGCAGGCGCTCTTCAACAACATCAAGGGCCGCTACCAGTCGATGCTCGCCAAGCTGCCCGACCTCGGCAGCCGTGACGTCTCGGCGGACAGCCGCAAGCCCGCGATTTCCAAGTTTGGCGACCTTTATCACGTGTCGATAAAGCGCCTGAAGAATCGGCGTTCGTCGCGCTCGTCGGCCCGCGCCGAGGCTCGTCGCTCGGTTCGCAATGTATCCGACGTCGAATTCGAGGGCGCCCTCTAA
- a CDS encoding TIGR03617 family F420-dependent LLM class oxidoreductase, with protein MKLDTGLSTRHLREVPAAARAAEDAGFDALWIPEAGNDAFLASAIAAEHTKSIKVGTSVAIAFPRSPMITAASAWDLAGLSEGRFIVGLGTQVKGHIERRYSTKWEAPVPKLREYLQSMRAIFKCWSEGGAKLSYQGKFYHFSLMTPFFTPAKHTFTNIPIHIAGVNEHIIRLAGELCDGLHAHPFNSPKYLREYVLPNVEKGLAKSGRSRNDFTIQTTAFVIVGRNQDEIKKNREAVRQQISFYASTRTYKIVLDMHGWGDVAQRLNEKAAKGEWAAMAKEITDEMLDVYTVSGTFDDIHDKVMARYDGLLDRLAFYIPYRPGTDDAEWRKLAKRFNG; from the coding sequence ATGAAACTCGACACTGGTCTCTCGACCCGCCATTTGCGCGAAGTTCCAGCCGCCGCCCGCGCCGCCGAAGACGCAGGCTTCGACGCGTTGTGGATTCCCGAAGCCGGCAACGACGCCTTTCTGGCGTCGGCGATCGCCGCCGAACACACCAAGAGCATCAAAGTCGGCACCTCGGTCGCGATCGCGTTCCCGCGAAGCCCGATGATCACTGCCGCCAGCGCGTGGGACCTGGCCGGGCTTTCGGAAGGCCGCTTCATCGTCGGCCTTGGCACTCAAGTGAAAGGCCACATCGAGCGCCGCTACAGCACCAAGTGGGAAGCGCCGGTGCCGAAATTGCGCGAATACCTCCAGTCGATGCGCGCGATTTTCAAGTGCTGGTCGGAAGGCGGCGCGAAGCTGTCCTACCAGGGCAAGTTCTACCACTTCTCGCTGATGACGCCGTTCTTCACGCCGGCCAAGCATACCTTCACGAACATCCCGATCCATATCGCCGGCGTGAACGAGCACATCATTCGGCTCGCCGGCGAATTGTGCGACGGCCTGCACGCGCATCCGTTCAACTCGCCCAAGTATCTGCGCGAATACGTGCTGCCTAACGTCGAGAAGGGACTCGCGAAATCCGGCCGCTCGCGCAACGACTTCACGATACAGACGACCGCCTTCGTGATCGTCGGCCGCAATCAGGACGAAATCAAAAAGAACCGCGAAGCGGTGCGGCAGCAAATTTCGTTTTACGCATCGACGCGCACCTACAAGATCGTGCTCGATATGCACGGATGGGGCGACGTGGCGCAGCGCCTCAATGAGAAAGCGGCCAAGGGCGAATGGGCCGCGATGGCCAAAGAGATCACCGACGAGATGCTCGACGTGTACACCGTGTCCGGCACCTTCGACGACATCCATGACAAGGTGATGGCGCGCTACGACGGATTGCTTGACCGCCTCGCTTTTTATATTCCCTATCGCCCGGGTACCGACGACGCCGAATGGCGCAAACTCGCCAAACGTTTCAATGGATAA